In Virgibacillus sp. NKC19-16, a single genomic region encodes these proteins:
- a CDS encoding aspartate aminotransferase family protein, whose product MKTVNQEAQLLNEKDRENVWHHISQYNEKSYPMIASEAEGSWITDHQGNKYLDAMSGLWCVNVGYGREELAQVAYEQMKKMAYTSMTQSHVPGIQLAEKINDMLDDDYMIFYSNSGSDANEVAFKIARQYHQQNGESSRYKFISRYRAYHGGSMGALAATGQALRKYKYEPLSSGFLHVAPPDNYRKPAGMSVEEHNLQRARELEEKIIWEQKETIAGIIMEPLITGGGVLIPDPVYVKEVEKICKRHGVLLIIDEVICGFGRTGKAFGHMHFDIKPDIITMAKGLTSAYLPLSVTAVRKDLYESFKASEENSHFRHVNTFGGNPTSCAVALKNIEIMERENLTDRAAVLGDRLQQELEELRSHPYVGDIRSLGFLMGIELVKDKNTKEPASTERIGKIIGDCKANGLIIGKNGDTVAGYNNILTLCPPLSSTDDDLEFIIDVVKKVFKDNEA is encoded by the coding sequence ATGAAAACAGTAAATCAAGAAGCACAGTTACTTAATGAAAAGGATCGGGAAAATGTATGGCACCATATTTCCCAGTATAATGAAAAAAGCTATCCAATGATTGCGTCTGAAGCGGAGGGCTCTTGGATCACAGATCATCAAGGAAATAAATATCTGGACGCGATGTCTGGACTTTGGTGTGTAAACGTTGGTTACGGCCGTGAGGAGTTGGCACAAGTTGCATACGAACAAATGAAAAAGATGGCTTATACATCAATGACACAAAGCCATGTGCCAGGAATTCAGCTTGCTGAAAAAATAAATGATATGTTAGATGATGACTATATGATCTTTTATTCGAATAGTGGATCCGATGCAAATGAGGTTGCATTTAAAATCGCCCGGCAATACCATCAACAAAATGGTGAATCTTCAAGATATAAATTTATTTCACGTTATAGAGCGTATCATGGTGGTTCTATGGGTGCACTGGCTGCAACGGGCCAGGCATTACGTAAATACAAATACGAACCACTTTCTTCTGGTTTTTTACATGTAGCCCCTCCTGATAATTACCGGAAGCCTGCAGGAATGTCTGTTGAGGAACACAATTTACAAAGAGCCAGGGAACTGGAAGAGAAAATTATTTGGGAGCAAAAAGAGACCATTGCTGGTATTATTATGGAACCACTAATCACCGGTGGCGGTGTGCTAATTCCAGATCCAGTATATGTGAAAGAAGTCGAGAAAATATGTAAGCGACATGGCGTTTTACTAATTATTGATGAAGTAATCTGCGGTTTTGGTAGAACTGGTAAAGCATTCGGTCATATGCACTTTGATATTAAGCCAGATATTATTACGATGGCAAAAGGTCTTACAAGTGCTTACCTGCCATTATCAGTCACAGCTGTACGTAAGGATTTGTACGAATCATTTAAAGCAAGTGAGGAAAATAGTCATTTCCGTCATGTTAATACATTTGGAGGAAACCCTACGTCTTGTGCCGTCGCTTTGAAAAACATTGAAATTATGGAACGAGAAAATCTAACAGATAGAGCAGCTGTATTAGGTGACCGACTTCAGCAAGAGCTTGAAGAACTAAGAAGTCATCCGTATGTGGGGGATATTCGCAGTTTGGGCTTTTTAATGGGGATTGAATTAGTCAAAGATAAAAATACAAAAGAGCCGGCATCCACAGAACGAATCGGAAAAATTATTGGAGACTGTAAAGCGAATGGATTGATCATTGGGAAAAACGGAGATACGGTTGCGGGCTATAATAATATACTAACGTTATGTCCACCACTGTCGAGTACAGATGATGATTTGGAATTCATTATTGATGTCGTAAAAAAAGTTTTTAAAGATAACGAAGCTTAA